The sequence below is a genomic window from Malassezia restricta chromosome IV, complete sequence.
AGTCATACGACTAGGAATGGCATGGGGGTTGATAATGATATCGGGAGTTATACCTTCGCACGTAAAAGGCAGATCTTCCTGACGGTAGGTGATACCAATTGTACCCTTCTGACCATGTCGCGAGGCGAACTTATCTCCCACCTGCGGTACACGCGTAGATCTAACACGCACCTTGACAAACTTAGCGCCTTCGCCGTTCGTCGTAATCAGCACTTGGTCGATAATGCCGCTCTCAGTGCTTTTCATTGGTGTACTCACGTCCTTCTTGGTATGCAACTTGCTCCTCATGCCCAACTCATCACTGTCCGGCGGCAAAGGTGCTGTCTTACCAATAATAATATCTTCACCTGACACACGCATGCCAGGAGGAACAAGGCCGTCAACATCAAGTTTTTCATACGTCCCGTGCTTCAGACGAATAGCGGTCTCACGTGTCGGCTTCTCAAATTCTTCCATAGTGATCACACCGACTTTCTTCTCCATATCTTGGAAGGAGCGGTAGTACAGTGACCGGAATAATCCACGGTCAATCGCCGACTGGTTCATAATTACCGAGTCTTCTTGATTATAACCCGAATAACATAGGATTGCGACGATGGCATTTTGACCGGCCGGCAATTCACGGAATCGCAGATGCTCCATTGCTCGTGTTGTTGCGAGGGGCTTTTGGGGATAATACAGAATGTTCGCCATAGTGTCCATACGAATCTGGTAATTGGTAAGGAATACACCCATTGCTTGTTTACCCATGGCTGACTGGTAAGTGTTTCGCGGCGACTGGTTGTGGTCTGGGAAGGGAATAATACTTGCACATACACCTAATATCATGGCTGGATGGATTTCGCAGTGTGTCCAGGTGTCTGGTGCAAACGTGTGAGCAGAACGCAAACGTCGCGTTGCGTCAGATGTGTCTGGGGGCATATTACCATTCGTGGCCTTGTACTCACGCGATTGCTCTAAGTCCATTGGACTCATACAGATTAACACAgtttcttcttcttctgTGTCAAGGTACTCAATGACACCCGATTGCACTAATCGTGACCAGTCCCAGCCTTCACCGGATTCATCATTCAATGCTTCGACATGGTGACGCTTAATAAGTAGCGTCATGCTTTGTGGATCCACGATGAAAAGAGGGCGCATCAAACGACCTGCATCTGTGTAGATACGGAGCTCCTTCTCGCGAATGTCACGCACAACACTTACTTCGTGGCTGATATCATCTTTACGACGCAAGTCACGCAACGTGTCGACAAGCTGTCCAGGGTCATCATGTGTACCAAGCCATACACCATTTACAAATACTTTCGTGGCTTTTGGATCAGCACCTTGCATATCGATAAGACTTGTGAGTCCAAACTCTTCAAGGAACTCAACGATTGGTGCGGAAGGCGTGCCGACTGAGATGTTCGACATCAAGCTCAGGTTTTTAACAAGACCACATGCCTGACCTTCAGGAGTCTCTGCGGGACACACCATACCCCAATGGGTGTTGTGTAGCTGACGCGGCTTGGCAATCTTACCGTCACGACCAATAGGTGTGTTGCAGCGACGGAGGTGTGATAGTGTTGAGGCAAAGGTGTATCGATTGAGTACTTGAGATACACCTGCCTTAGATTGCATAGCCTTCTTCTGGTCACCCCAGTTACCGGTGGCAAGCGAATAGCGTAGACCATTGGTGATAGTGGCATGTCGTACAGCAGCCTGGAGATGGAACTCCTTCTGATCTTCAACACACCGCTGAAGATGACGGTAAATATCACGGGTAACTTTACGGAACAGCATGCGGAAGAGGCCACTCATTAAGGGACCAGCTAAGTCCAGCCGTTTTTTACCAAAGTGATCACGATCATCAATCTCACGGCGGTCCAGCGCGGCTAGCAAGAGACGATGCACCATATACCCAAAAAAGTATGCTTTCTTGGTATTTGAGCCTTCCGACATGGAAATATGAGGCAGCATTTCTTTTTGTAGGATTTCCTGTGCATAAGTTGTACGTTTCGAACGCGACAAACCGGTGGTTGTACCACGACGGCCAATAAAGTCAAGCGCCACCTCGCGATCCTGAATCACAAAGGCCTCCTCAATACATGGCTTGAGCATTTCAAGCATTTGAGTGTCATTAAAGTCATAGCAAATGTGTTGCAGAATGTCTCGGTCTGGGACGACACCCAGCGCACGAAACACGATCACAATAGGGATGTCATTTCGAATATATGGAAGCGTTGCCTTGATTGTATTATTCAGACTCTTTTCCCTGTTACGAGAAAACAACTTGATTTGCATCGTACTGATCGTTTTAccgccgcgctcgaccGCACTGCGAATTTCTGCTAGGAATGTAATGGGAGACGGTGGAGCTTTGGAAAATACGTATACATG
It includes:
- a CDS encoding DNA-directed RNA polymerase II subunit RPB2; the protein is MYVEEGVEEISQEDCWDVIKAFFEEKGLVRQQIDSFNEFMSNTVQELVEESKSLTLEQAEQHTGNAEDKTRRYEIEFGQIYMNKPRQTEADGSTAPLFPQEARQRNLTYSAGLHVDVSQKVLIKGEEDELDENGDQLWIPDPSQEEIVDEKVYLGKVPIMLHSHFCWLTDLPDEDKYSLNECPFDSGGYFIINGSEKVLIAQERMAANHVYVFSKAPPSPITFLAEIRSAVERGGKTISTMQIKLFSRNREKSLNNTIKATLPYIRNDIPIVIVFRALGVVPDRDILQHICYDFNDTQMLEMLKPCIEEAFVIQDREVALDFIGRRGTTTGLSRSKRTTYAQEILQKEMLPHISMSEGSNTKKAYFFGYMVHRLLLAALDRREIDDRDHFGKKRLDLAGPLMSGLFRMLFRKVTRDIYRHLQRCVEDQKEFHLQAAVRHATITNGLRYSLATGNWGDQKKAMQSKAGVSQVLNRYTFASTLSHLRRCNTPIGRDGKIAKPRQLHNTHWGMVCPAETPEGQACGLVKNLSLMSNISVGTPSAPIVEFLEEFGLTSLIDMQGADPKATKVFVNGVWLGTHDDPGQLVDTLRDLRRKDDISHEVSVVRDIREKELRIYTDAGRLMRPLFIVDPQSMTLLIKRHHVEALNDESGEGWDWSRLVQSGVIEYLDTEEEETVLICMSPMDLEQSREYKATNGNMPPDTSDATRRLRSAHTFAPDTWTHCEIHPAMILGVCASIIPFPDHNQSPRNTYQSAMGKQAMGVFLTNYQIRMDTMANILYYPQKPLATTRAMEHLRFRELPAGQNAIVAILCYSGYNQEDSVIMNQSAIDRGLFRSLYYRSFQDMEKKVGVITMEEFEKPTRETAIRLKHGTYEKLDVDGLVPPGMRVSGEDIIIGKTAPLPPDSDELGMRSKLHTKKDVSTPMKSTESGIIDQVLITTNGEGAKFVKVRVRSTRVPQVGDKFASRHGQKGTIGITYRQEDLPFTCEGITPDIIINPHAIPSRMTIGHLVECLLSKVATLSGQEGDATPFTDLTVKGVSDILFSLGFQSRGLEVMYNGHTGRKLQAQVYLGPTYYQRLKHMVDDKIHSRARGPVQILTRQPVEGRSRDGGLRFGEMERDCMISHGMANFLKERMYDASDAYRLHICDLCGLTAVANLRKGTFECRACRNRSAISQIHIPYAAKLLFQELMSMGIATRLY